From Ipomoea triloba cultivar NCNSP0323 chromosome 5, ASM357664v1, the proteins below share one genomic window:
- the LOC116018887 gene encoding V-type proton ATPase subunit G1-like produces MDTMKAQGGIQMLLNAEQDAQQIIASARNVKMARLRQAHDEAEREVTNYRTQLEADYQKQISECSGSSDSSVKRLEAETDTRIRKMKEASSRVSPDVVSMLIRHITTVRT; encoded by the exons ATGGATACAATGAAGGCTCAAGGAGGGATTCAGATGTTGTTGAATGCAGAGCAGGATGCTCAACAAATCATTGCATCTGCAAGAAATG TTAAAATGGCGCGGTTGAGACAGGCTCACGATGAAGCAGAGAGGGAGGTGACAAACTACCGCACTCAGTTAGAAGCCGATTACCAAAAGCAAATCTCCGAG TGTAGTGGGAGCTCAGATTCCAGTGTCAAGCGTCTTGAAGCAGAAACTGATACGAGGATTAGAAAGATGAAGGAAGCTTCCTCCAGAGTGTCACCGGATGTTGTCTCCATGCTCATCAGGCACATAACTACTGTCAGAACTTGA
- the LOC116021124 gene encoding uncharacterized protein LOC116021124 has product MKMMNVLALSLVLTTLATAGVLSPPPPEKNQEDVIIKDGHRVVVVEYEKEQGNTKVLISPHESSEDIAAGKGGEKMEEEDGDGSYHHLRRTTAGELVCDAFGRCRRKIAGAFDRTKDTAPEKAEAARGAVSEGLGKVRDTVVDKGRKAAEMAYEAEEEARDAVSEGLGKVRDTVADKGNKAAKKVYEMEEGARDAITERLENLRASAAETAKETAKDAAEKVKGIRTDASRKMEHMKEQLSDRAKKAEEKVGEAKESAKQNILRWAGRAFGMANLIGLAFAYGMSVWVTFISSYVLAKALPRQQFAMAQSKIYPVYFKAMAYSIGTALLGHLFSQTQRLHSKTTQQFLGFNLLFSLVMVLVNLLYLEPRATKVMFERMKVEKEEGRGKVSTETEHGGSDGVNPPAGAVRTATATEIAEKKLQRERAEEAAGKSSEMVRLSRKLKKLNSYSSFLNVVTLMCLTLYLADLGQRLHVAC; this is encoded by the exons atgaagatgatgaacgtTTTGGCTTTGTCCCTAGTCCTAACCACGCTAGCGACGGCGGGGGTTTTgtctccgccgccgccggagaAAAATCAAGAAGACGTGATAATCAAAGACGGCCACCGAGTTGTGGTGGTGGAGTACGAGAAAGAGCAGGGGAACACCAAGGTTTTGATTTCTCCGCATGAATCTTCCGAGGATATTGCGGCGGGGAAGGGAGGAGAAAAGATGGAGGAGGAGGACGGCGACGGAAGTTATCATCATCTCCGGCGGACGACTGCCGGAGAGCTCGTGTGTGATGCTTTTGGGAGATGCCGGCGCAAGATCGCCGGCGCGTTCGACCGGACGAAAGACACCGCCCCGGAGAAGGCGGAAGCGGCGAGAGGCGCCGTCAGCGAAGGGCTGGGAAAGGTGAGAGATACGGTGGTGGATAAAGGCCGTAAGGCGGCGGAGATGGCGTATGAGGCGGAGGAAGAAGCGAGAGACGCCGTGAGCGAGGGGCTTGGGAAG gTTAGAGATACGGTGGCAGATAAGGGCAACAAGGCGGCGAAGAAGGTGTACGAGATGGAGGAAGGAGCTCGGGACGCCATAACCGAGCGGCTAGAGAATCTAAGAGCGAGCGCGGCGGAGACGGCGAAGGAAACGGCAAAAGACGCGGCGGAGAAAGTGAAGGGCATCAGAACAGACGCGTCAAGAAAGATGGAGCACATGAAGGAACAACTTTCCGACAGGGCAAAGAAGGCCGAGGAAAAGGTCGGAGAGGCCAAGGAATCCGCGAAACAGAACATTCTCCGGTGGGCCGGCAGAGCATTTGGGATGGCGAATCTGATAGGATTAGCCTTCGCGTACGGAATGTCGGTGTGGGTGACGTTTATTTCTAGCTATGTTTTGGCTAAGGCGCTGCCACGACAACAATTTGCAATGGCGCAGAGCAAAATATACCCAGTTTACTTCAAGGCGATGGCTTATAGCATTGGAACTGCGCTTTTAGGCCATCTGTTCAGCCAAACGCAAAGGCTCCACTCCAAAACTACACAGCAGTTCTTGGGGTTTAATCTCCTTTTTTCACTCGTGATGGTGTTAGTCAATTTGCTCTATCTCGAGCCTCGTGCAACCAAG gTGATGTTTGAGAGGATGAAGGTGGAGAAGGAAGAAGGGAGAGGAAAAGTGAGCACCGAAACGGAGCACGGCGGCAGCGATGGAGTGAATCCTCCCGCCGGAGCAGTCAGAACAGCGACAGCCACTGAAATAGCAGAGAAAAAGCTGCAGCGAGAAAGAGCGGAGGAGGCGGCGGGGAAGTCGTCGGAGATGGTGAGGTTGAGCAGGAAGCTGAAGAAGCTGAACTCGTACTCGTCTTTCCTTAACGTTGTTACGCTTATGTGTCTTACGTTGTACCTTGCTGACCTTGGCCAGCGTCTTCATGTTGCATGTTGA
- the LOC116020024 gene encoding pentatricopeptide repeat-containing protein At4g22760: MLTRKVTALLDKALAINQAKQIHGIILVSGLHDLEPLLVRRVLMSAGSYNRNTIQYVKLMLRYMQTLDIFSVASTIRFLTEHSQFREAISVYVQLQRSGLSPSTFAISSAIKACSRILDKIGGTSLHGQSYKYGFCRVVYVQTALVDFYAKMGKMESARSIFDEMVGKNVVSWNSMLAGYVKSGDLVMAQSVFDLIPEKDVVSWNSMVSGYVRAGNMEQAYALFQKMPERSSASWNAMISGYIDCGKIDLARSFFDAMDQKNHISLMTMISGYSKCGDVESARKLFGQMAEKEHRVYNAMISTYAQNSRPKEALQLFREMLQLNVQPDYMTLASAISACSQLGDLKFGSWIESYMKEVGIQMDDHLATAFIDLYAKCGSTEKAYGLFHGLQKKDVVAYTAMILGCGINGRANDAIELFDEMVNFEIDPNLATLTAVLTAYSHVGLVEKGYQCFVSMQKYGLSPNVDHYAIAADLLSRAGRLEEAYDLIKSMPMQPHAGVWGALLLGCSLQNNLEIGEVAARHCFDLEPDSTGYRSLLANIYASAGRWDDAERLRMSVEANGHTKLPGSSWT, encoded by the coding sequence ATGCTGACAAGAAAAGTCACTGCTTTGTTGGATAAGGCTCTAGCCATTAACCAAGCAAAGCAAATTCATGGCATAATACTAGTCAGTGGACTCCATGATCTCGAGCCTCTCCTGGTGCGGCGAGTTCTTATGTCTGCAGGCAGTTACAACCGAAATACCATTCAATATGTTAAGTTGATGCTTCGGTATATGCAAACTCTGGATATCTTTTCAGTAGCATCCACCATTCGGTTTCTTACAGAGCATTCTCAGTTCAGGGAGGCTATATCTGTTTATGTACAATTGCAGAGATCCGGGCTCAGTCCCAGCACATTTGCTATATCATCTGCTATAAAAGCTTGTTCAAGGATTCTGGATAAGATTGGTGGAACTTCGCTTCATGGGCAGAGCTATAAGTATGGTTTCTGTAGGGTTGTTTATGTGCAAACAGCTCTTGTTGATTTTTATGCAAAAATGGGTAAAATGGAGTCTGCGCGAAGCATATTTGATGAGATGGTTGGGAAAAATGTAGTATCGTGGAATTCGATGCTGGCTGGGTATGTAAAATCGGGGGATTTGGTGATGGCTCAAAGTGTTTTTGATCTGATTCCAGAGAAAGATGTCGTTTCGTGGAATTCAATGGTTTCGGGATATGTAAGGGCAGGGAATATGGAGCAAGCATATGCGTTGTTTCAGAAAATGCCCGAGAGAAGTTCTGCCTCATGGAATGCGATGATTAGTGGATACATAGATTGCGGTAAGATAGATTTAGCACGCAGCTTCTTTGATGCTATGgaccaaaagaatcacatttCATTAATGACGATGATTTCTGGATACTCAAAATGCGGGGATGTAGAGTCTGCCCGAAAGCTCTTTGGCCAGATGGCCGAGAAAGAACATAGAGTTTATAACGCAATGATATCTACTTATGCTCAAAACAGTCGACCAAAAGAGGCTCTCCAGCTATTCCGTGAGATGCTTCAATTGAATGTGCAACCAGATTACATGACGTTGGCTAGTGCAATTTCTGCGTGTTCTCAACTGGGAGATTTAAAATTCGGGTCTTGGATTGAGTCATACATGAAGGAAGTAGGAATCCAAATGGATGATCATCTGGCCACTGCGTTTATTGATTTGTATGCAAAGTGTGGAAGTACCGAAAAAGCTTACGGTTTATTTCATGGATTACAAAAGAAAGATGTGGTCGCGTACACTGCAATGATATTAGGATGTGGAATAAATGGTCGGGCAAATGATGCCATCGAGCTGTTTGATGAgatggtaaattttgaaattgaccCCAACTTGGCGACACTTACAGCAGTCTTGACTGCCTACTCCCACGTCGGTTTGGTTGAAAAAGGATATCAGTGCTTCGTCTCGATGCAGAAATATGGGCTTTCTCCTAATGTCGATCATTATGCTATCGCTGCTGATCTTTTAAGCAGGGCCGGGCGGTTAGAAGAAGCGTATGATCTGATAAAAAGCATGCCAATGCAGCCTCATGCTGGAGTCTGGGGAGCGTTGCTTCTCGGTTGCAGTTTACAGAACAACTTGGAAATTGGAGAGGTTGCGGCAAGGCATTGCTTTGATCTGGAGCCCGACAGCACCGGTTATCGTTCTCTTCTCGCGAATATTTATGCCTCTGCTGGGAGGTGGGATGATGCCGAGAGGTTGAGAATGTCTGTGGAGGCCAATGGGCATACCAAGTTGCCTGGTTCCAGTTGGACATAA
- the LOC116019827 gene encoding receptor homology region, transmembrane domain- and RING domain-containing protein 2-like, producing MFLSSSRQTCDLFSYFDCISKIRAIRVLNFGIGAMLKLWVLFPLFFLCFAFLTAPALANVVLIGRNVTSSFEDIEANFAPSAKGSGQCGTLYVAEPLDACSPLSNEVDAVENSTKSPFVLIIRGSCSFEEKVKRAQVAGFKAAIVYDYDYGDLVAMAGSSSGIKIPAVFVSKTSGETLAAYAGDPNVEIWIIPSIENSAWSIMAISFISLLAMSAVLATCFFVRRHRIRRERPRTTRVREFHGMSSRLVKAMPSLIFTAVVEDNCTSVTCAICLEDYSVGDKLRVLPCRHKFHAMCVDAWLTSWRTFCPVCKRDARTSTGDPPASESTPLLSSSASLSSLGSVRSSLASSSAIQIGPPSSSRPPSRSQSISSTPYTHRHSLQSYVQSPHLTASRSSVDLRNASSSQRSRASYLVSPHSVGYPSISPLNSRYMSPYIPSPGNASTSYLGSSSRHPNPLRPSESYTSFSPFASAQSLPGCE from the exons ATGTTTCTATCCTCCTCGCGTCAAACCTGTGATCTTTTCTCATATTTTGATTGTATTTCAAAGATAAGGGCTATTAGGGTTTTGAATTTTGGAATTGGAGCTATGCTGAAACTCTGGGTATTATTTCCCCTCTTTTTCTTGTGTTTTGCGTTCCTGACCGCTCCTGCCCTTGCCAATGTAGTTTTGATCGGTAGAAACGTTACCTCTTCATTCGAAGACATCGAGGCTAATTTTG CTCCCTCGGCAAAGGGATCAGGGCAGTGTGGGACGTTGTATGTTGCTGAGCCATTGGATGCGTGCTCACCGTTGAGTAATGAAGTGGATGCTGTAGAAAACAGCACAAAGTCTCCGTTTGTGTTGATAATTAGGGGATCATGCAGCTTCGAGGAGAAAGTTAAGAGAGCACAAGTCGCGGGGTTTAAAGCGGCCATAGTCTACGACTATGACTATGGAGATCTAGTGGCGA TGGCAGGAAGTTCTAGCGGTATAAAGATACCAGCGGTGTTTGTTTCAAAAACTTCTGGAGAAACACTTGCTGCGTATGCCGGTGATCCCAACGTGGAAATATGGATAATCCCGAGCATCGAGAACTCGGCCTGGTCAATCATGGCTATATCATTCATTTCATTGCTTGCAATGTCAGCTGTGCTAGCTACTTGCTTCTTTGTTCGTAGGCATCGCATCAGAAGAGAGAGACCACGGACTACACGTGTTCGAGAGTTCCACGGGATGAGTAGCCGTCTCGTTAAGGCCATGCCAAGTCTAATATTTACTGCAGTTGTTGAGGATAACTGTACGTCAGTTACTTGTGCTATATGTCTTGAAGACTATAGCGTTGGGGACAAGCTTAGGGTTCTGCCATGCCGCCACA AATTTCACGCTATGTGTGTCGATGCTTGGCTAACATCGTGGAGAACTTTCTGCCCGGTTTGTAAACGCGATGCTAGAACCAGCACCGGTGATCCACCAGCATCAGAGTCTACACCGTTGCTTTCATCGAGTGCTTCTCTATCATCATTGGGATCTGTTCGATCATCGTTAGCATCATCATCAGCAATACAAATAGGTCCCCCCTCATCGTCCCGACCCCCTTCACGATCTCAATCAATCTCCAGCACGCCTTACACCCACCGCCATTCACTTCAGTCCTACGTCCAATCACCCCATCTTACTGCAAGCCGGAGCTCAGTGGACCTCAGAAACGCATCATCTTCGCAACGATCCCGTGCTTCTTACCTGGTTTCACCTCACTCCGTAGGCTACCCTTCCATATCACCTCTTAACTCGAGATACATGTCTCCATACATCCCAAGCCCGGGCAACGCTTCAACAAGTTACCTCGGCTCCTCTAGTCGGCACCCAAACCCACTGCGCCCGAGTGAGTCCTATACGAGCTTTTCTCCATTCGCTTCGGCTCAGTCTCTCCCGGGTTGCGAGTAG
- the LOC116019457 gene encoding threonylcarbamoyladenosine tRNA methylthiotransferase: MEDIEDLLAGSGGGSPPGFRLPLTAAVVGVNPKQRKRSGLRKSTFPQDLPPSTANQTPKIPGTETIYVKTFGCSHNQSDSEYMAGQLSAFGYALTDDPNEADLWLINTCTVKSPSQSAMDTLLTRGRNAKKPLVVAGCVPQGSRNLKELEGVSIVGVQQIDRVVEVVEETLKGHEVRLLTRKTLPALDLPKVRKNEFIEILPINVGCLGACTYCKTKHARGHLGSYTVESLVGRVKNVVADGVKEIWLSSEDTGAYGRDIGVNLPILLNAIVSGLPSDGSTMLRIGMTNPPYILEHLKEIADVLRHPCVYSFLHVPVQSGSDAVLSAMNREYTVAEFRKVVDTLTELVPGMQIATDIICGFPGETDEDFAQTVNLVRDYQLPQVHISQFYPRPGTPAARMKKVPSNVVKNRSRELTAVFESFTPYTGMEGKVERIWITDIASDGVHLVGHTKGYIQVLVVGPRSMLGSSAIVKITSVGRWSVFGEVIEVLTQNNRDRNKARGSPCTNSHENCACSKEPESCACASTSCCQTETTVPKNDSRQVDKQNANLIGWLLRKRKNHLHRKEAETVLHESKNIQGVSTSHATVTLSSGIVFGLLTLIALLLFLGFMNLSSN, encoded by the exons ATGGAAGACATTGAGGATTTGCTCGCAGGAAGCGGCGGAGGATCACCGCCCGGTTTCCGGCTGCCGCTAACGGCGGCGGTCGTCGGAGTCAATCCCAAGCAGCGGAAGAGGAGTGGTCTCCGGAAGTCCACCTTTCCCCAAGATTTACCCCCGAGTACCGCCAATCAGACCCCCAAAATCCCAGGCACTGAG ACAATTTATGTAAAGACATTCGGCTGTTCGCATAACCAG AGTGACTCGGAATATATGGCCGGTCAGCTTTCTGCATTTGGTTATGCTTTGACTGATGACCCCAATGAGGCAGACCTGTGGCTAATAAACAC CTGCACAGTTAAATCCCCTAGTCAGTCTGCCATGGATACTCTTTTAACTAGAGGGAGAAATGCAAAAAAGCCACTGGTTGTGGCAGGGTGTGTGCCTCAAGGAAGCCGCAATTTGAAAGAACTGGAAGGCGTTAGTATAGTTGGGGTTCAGCAGATTGACCGTGTGGTAGAAGTTGTGGAAGAGACTTTGAAAGGTCATGAAGTCCGCCTTCTAACCCGTAAAACATTACCAGCACTTGACCTGCCGAAG GTGAGGAAGAATGAGTTCATTGAGATTCTTCCAATTAATGTTGGATGTTTAGGTGCATGCACATATTGCAAGACAAAACATGCCCGTGGTCATTTAGGAAGCTACACTGTTGAAAGTCTT GTGGGACGGGTCAAAAATGTTGTTGCTGATGGAGTGAAGGAGATCTGGTTGAGTAGTGAAGACACTGGGGCATATG GTCGTGATATTGGAGTTAATCTTCCAATTCTGTTAAATGCTATAGTTTCTGGGCTTCCCTCAGATGGAAGCACAATGCTTCGCATTGGGATGACTAATCCTCCTTATATCCTTGAACACTTGAAGGAAATAGCTGATGTTTTGCGTCATCCGTGTGTTTACTCTTTTCTTCATGTACCCGTTCAATCTGGAAGTGATGCCGTCTTGAGT gCAATGAATCGTGAATACACTGTAGCAGAGTTCAGGAAGGTGGTGGATACATTAACTGAACTAGTCCCTGGAATGCAGATTGCCACAGATATAATATGTGGATTTCCTG GTGAAACTGATGAAGATTTTGCTCAGACTGTTAACCTTGTTAGGGATTATCAGCTTCCTCAAGTTCATATATCACAGTTTTATCCCAGACCTG GAACTCCTGCTGCAAGGATGAAGAAAGTTCCTAGTAATGTGGTGAAGAATCGAAGTCGTGAGTTAACTGCTGTATTTGAGTCGTTTACTCCATATACTGGAATGGAGGGCAAAGTTGAAAGGATATGGATTACAGATATCGCTTCTGATGGAGTTCACTTG GTGGGACACACAAAGGGATACATTCAGGTGCTGGTGGTTGGTCCTAGGAGCATGCTGGGATCCTCGGCTATCGTAAAGATAACATCAGTAGGAAGATGGTCAGTTTTCGGAGAAGTGATCGAGGTCCTTACCCAAAATAACCGGGATAGAAACAAAGCCAGAGGGTCTCCTTGCACCAACTCACATGAAAACTGTGCATGTTCCAAAGAGCCAGAGTCATGTGCCTGTGCCTCAACTTCTTGCTGTCAAACTGAAACTACAGTTCCAAAGAACGACTCGAGACAAGTCGACAAACAAAACGCAAACCTCATTGGGTGGTTGCTCAGGAAGCGGAAGAACCATTTGCATAGAAAGGAGGCCGAGACAGTACTACATGAATCTAAGAACATTCAAGGAGTGTCAACCAGTCACGCTACGGTCACGTTATCAAGTGGAATCGTTTTCGGTTTATTGACATTAATAGCACTATTATTGTTTCTGGGCTTCATGAATTTGTCATCCAACTGA
- the LOC116019458 gene encoding myb family transcription factor PHL7-like, producing the protein MYQPNGVSSSNLVHSNAIGIQPLESGPSTMDPISGGNNLNNNPSLASKQRLRWTNELHERFVDAVAQLGGPDRATPKGVLRVMGVQGLTIYHVKSHLQKYRLAKYLPDSSSDGKKVDKKESRDMISNLDGSSGMQITEALKLQMEVQKRLHEQLEVQRQLQLRIEAQGKYLKKIIEEQQRLSGVLTEAPGTGVNPAAESDNGTNPSTPVPTSESPHGDKHAKECAPAKSLSLDESFSSHHEPLTPDSGGHETSQIESPTGERPSKLQKLDSGAALAQPNVMLTHPILESSLSPSYQQPDTVFLTREHLSHSSGLSIGNEDQRE; encoded by the exons ATGTATCAACCAAACGGTGTTTCTAGTTCAAACTTAGTCCACAGCAATGCTATAGGCATTCAGCCATTAGAATCTGGTCCCAGCACAATGGATCCAATCAGTGGGGGTAATAACCTCAACAACAATCCAAGTCTCGCTTCAAAACAACGTCTCCGTTGGACAAATGAACTTCACGAGCGATTTGTTGATGCAGTGGCACAACTCGGTGGCCCAGATC GGGCTACACCGAAAGGTGTCTTGAGAGTCATGGGTGTGCAAGGGCTTACAATTTACCATGTAAAGAGCCATTTGCAG AAATATCGACTTGCCAAATACCTTCCTGATTCCTCTTCTGATG GGAAAAAAGTTGACAAGAAAGAGTCGAGGGATATGATCTCAAATTTGGATGGCTCATC TGGAATGCAAATCACTGAGGCATTAAAGCTGCAGATGGAGGTGCAAAAGCGACTACACGAGCAACTAGAG GTTCAGCGCCAGCTACAACTGAGAATAGAAGCTCAAGGAAAGTATTTGAAGAAGATAATTGAAGAACAACAGCGACTGAGCGGGGTGCTTACGGAAGCCCCTGGAACCGGGGTCAATCCAGCGGCAGAATCTGATAACGGGACTAATCCATCAACTCCCGTGCCTACATCTGAGTCTCCTCACGGTGACAAGCACGCAAAGGAGTGTGCCCCAGCCAAGAGCCTTTCGCTCGATGAGTCATTCTCTTCTCATCACGAACCTCTCACCCCCGATTCTGGTGGCCACGAGACCTCTCAAATAGAATCCCCTACAGGCGAGAGGCCTTCCAAACTGCAGAAGCTAGATTCGGGCGCTGCACTCGCCCAACCCAATGTGATGCTCACTCACCCAATATTGGAATCAAGCTTGAGCCCCTCATACCAGCAGCCAGATACAGTTTTCCTGACAAGAGAGCATCTCAGCCATTCATCGGGACTATCTATCGGCAACGAAGACCAGAGGGAGTAA